One genomic window of Nitrospirota bacterium includes the following:
- a CDS encoding glycosyltransferase, with translation MPSNSILFSVIIGTWNRKDDLAGAIDSVASQKGVEKEVIVIDNDSSDGTEHLISKYQGQYPYIRYIRMDKNTGVIAPRNKGVAEAKGGIIFILDDDAELADEEAFLKVASKFEETGADVITAKIINFHTREDEGFMFAHNRDLYHDKSFFAFGFNGSSTFFRKYVFDKIGYFDETFFRQGEELDFSYRMSKAGLLTYYYADVVVCHKANPHRQTSSTINYFSFRNTLTGIWKSLPFFEAMAMSMMNVILYTGIAVRSLSFLFPLRSLMDFVRAIPQTVRNRHPLNRKEARRMFYLMTHPLSRREEFGGEATIGDYMAYYVASRWLCKRPGRVNTSNGEFYEDN, from the coding sequence ATGCCATCAAACTCAATATTGTTTAGTGTCATTATAGGGACCTGGAACAGAAAGGATGATTTGGCCGGTGCGATAGATTCCGTTGCAAGTCAGAAAGGTGTTGAAAAGGAGGTCATTGTTATTGACAATGATTCTTCGGATGGTACGGAGCATCTGATTTCGAAATATCAGGGGCAATACCCTTATATCAGATATATCCGGATGGATAAAAATACAGGTGTTATTGCCCCGAGGAATAAGGGGGTTGCTGAGGCAAAAGGCGGGATCATATTTATACTGGATGATGATGCTGAACTTGCAGATGAAGAGGCATTTCTGAAGGTGGCTTCAAAGTTTGAGGAAACAGGAGCGGATGTTATTACTGCAAAGATAATCAATTTCCATACCAGGGAGGACGAGGGTTTTATGTTCGCACATAACAGGGACCTTTATCACGACAAATCCTTTTTTGCCTTTGGTTTCAATGGCAGCTCGACATTCTTCAGAAAATATGTTTTCGATAAGATCGGTTATTTTGATGAAACATTTTTCCGCCAGGGTGAAGAGCTTGATTTCTCCTACAGGATGTCTAAGGCAGGTCTCCTTACATACTACTATGCTGATGTTGTCGTATGTCACAAGGCGAACCCGCACAGGCAGACCAGTAGCACCATTAACTACTTCTCATTTAGGAATACCCTGACAGGGATCTGGAAGAGTTTGCCTTTTTTCGAAGCTATGGCGATGAGCATGATGAATGTCATCCTGTACACCGGAATTGCTGTCCGAAGCCTGAGTTTTCTCTTTCCTCTGCGGTCGCTGATGGATTTCGTGCGGGCAATTCCCCAGACGGTGCGCAACCGCCATCCTCTAAACAGAAAAGAGGCGCGTCGTATGTTTTACCTGATGACGCATCCGCTGTCCCGCAGAGAGGAATTCGGAGGCGAGGCAACGATAGGTGACTATATGGCATATTATGTGGCGTCAAGATGGTTATGTAAACGACCTGGCAGGGTCAACACATCTAATGGAGAATTTTATGAAGACAATTAA
- a CDS encoding glycosyltransferase produces MRIVIIENVITPYEIKRFNVLNEVLDNNLTVFFQNETDMNRNWRFDLSRLRFKYKILPDTPFRMKGKDIFTMHINYTAFSELKNACPDVVVSCGWDSLASYMAYIYCRIYNKKFILWSGSTINEPSWRRTVSKPLVKYLVRNSDSYIAYGTRAKEYLMDLGAEKDRIFMGWNTVDNSFFEINSRMTTEEREALRFKLGIKTGLALLYAGQLIERKGVYDLLSAFSWLKKDIKDVTLLIAGAGMEEDAMKKRCLQENIDDVVFAGFVEYEQLPRYFGLADLFLLPSHEEVWGLVINEAMASGLPVITTDKVGASADLVRDGVNGFVVRDSDPHELYNAMKKMTADNGLRQKMADASRQMIRNYGAEHTAEGVKEAILCAASQA; encoded by the coding sequence GTGAGGATTGTAATCATAGAAAATGTCATAACGCCTTATGAGATTAAACGCTTCAATGTCCTTAACGAAGTCCTGGATAATAATCTGACAGTCTTCTTTCAGAATGAAACGGATATGAACAGGAACTGGAGATTTGACCTCTCCCGCCTGAGATTTAAATACAAAATCCTTCCAGACACACCGTTTAGGATGAAGGGAAAAGACATCTTCACCATGCACATCAATTACACGGCCTTTTCAGAGCTTAAGAATGCCTGTCCCGATGTCGTTGTATCCTGCGGCTGGGATTCTCTCGCATCATACATGGCGTACATCTATTGCAGGATTTACAATAAGAAATTCATCCTCTGGTCAGGGAGTACGATCAATGAGCCCTCGTGGCGCAGGACGGTTAGCAAGCCTCTTGTAAAATACCTTGTAAGGAATTCGGATTCGTATATTGCCTATGGGACGAGGGCAAAGGAATATCTTATGGATCTGGGCGCAGAGAAAGACAGGATATTCATGGGATGGAATACAGTGGACAACTCTTTCTTTGAAATTAATTCCAGAATGACAACTGAGGAGCGGGAGGCATTAAGATTCAAGCTGGGGATAAAGACAGGATTAGCCTTGTTGTATGCAGGTCAGTTGATAGAAAGAAAAGGGGTATATGATCTGTTATCTGCATTTTCCTGGTTAAAGAAAGATATTAAAGATGTGACATTATTGATTGCCGGCGCTGGTATGGAAGAAGATGCCATGAAAAAGAGATGCCTTCAGGAAAATATAGACGATGTGGTATTCGCAGGTTTTGTTGAATATGAACAGTTGCCGCGGTATTTCGGCCTCGCTGATCTGTTCCTGCTACCCTCTCATGAAGAGGTCTGGGGACTGGTAATCAACGAGGCGATGGCATCCGGCCTGCCTGTAATCACAACGGATAAAGTGGGGGCATCGGCTGATCTGGTAAGAGACGGTGTAAATGGTTTTGTTGTACGGGACAGTGATCCCCATGAATTATATAATGCCATGAAGAAGATGACTGCAGACAACGGCCTGAGGCAGAAAATGGCTGACGCATCCAGGCAAATGATAAGAAACTACGGCGCCGAACATACCGCCGAAGGGGTCAAAGAGGCTATATTATGTGCGGCATCACAGGCCTGA
- a CDS encoding N-acetylneuraminate synthase family protein: protein MENFMKTINFGKSVLSGNGPCYVIAEIGHNHQGNLETALKMVKVAASCGVQAVKFQKRDNKALYTKAFYNKPYDNENSYGATYGEHREFLEFGRDEYAALKKCAEENSVEFMSTAFDFKSVDFLEDIGITSYKIASGDVTNTPLIEYIARLGKPMIVSTGAANLEEIRIAYETILKYNNKLCLLHCIAGYPAEYHDLNLRVIETLKREFPEAIIGYSGHDNGIVAPVIAYMLGAAVVEKHFTLNHAWKGTDHKFSLEPEGMRKMIRDLRRVDISLGTGNRIIYDFEMEARKKMGKGVYASRPLRSGTILSWDDICLKTPANGIPPFAAKDMVGRKLKVDLDEEAPLSFECLE from the coding sequence ATGGAGAATTTTATGAAGACAATTAATTTCGGGAAGAGTGTTCTTTCAGGCAATGGTCCCTGTTATGTAATCGCTGAGATCGGTCATAACCATCAGGGAAATCTTGAAACAGCATTGAAAATGGTCAAAGTTGCAGCATCATGCGGGGTTCAGGCGGTGAAATTTCAAAAAAGGGATAATAAGGCCTTATATACGAAGGCCTTTTATAATAAGCCATATGATAATGAGAACAGTTACGGGGCTACTTATGGCGAGCACAGGGAATTTCTTGAATTTGGAAGAGATGAGTATGCAGCACTAAAGAAATGTGCAGAAGAAAACAGTGTTGAATTCATGTCTACGGCATTTGATTTTAAGAGCGTGGATTTTCTTGAAGATATAGGGATTACAAGTTATAAGATTGCATCCGGAGATGTAACGAATACCCCCCTGATAGAATACATAGCCAGATTGGGCAAACCGATGATAGTCTCTACCGGCGCTGCAAATCTTGAAGAAATTAGAATAGCCTATGAGACGATTCTCAAGTATAATAACAAACTTTGTCTCCTTCATTGTATTGCAGGTTATCCGGCAGAATATCATGACCTGAATTTAAGGGTGATAGAGACATTAAAGAGGGAATTTCCGGAGGCGATTATCGGATACTCGGGGCATGATAACGGGATAGTGGCGCCGGTGATTGCATATATGCTCGGCGCTGCAGTGGTTGAGAAACACTTTACACTAAATCATGCATGGAAGGGAACGGATCACAAGTTTTCACTGGAACCTGAGGGTATGCGCAAGATGATCCGCGACTTAAGGCGTGTGGATATTTCCCTTGGAACCGGCAACCGCATAATTTATGATTTTGAGATGGAGGCTCGGAAAAAGATGGGGAAGGGGGTCTATGCCTCAAGGCCATTACGCTCAGGAACAATACTCTCATGGGATGACATATGCCTCAAGACCCCGGCGAATGGCATCCCCCCGTTTGCTGCGAAAGATATGGTAGGGAGGAAACTGAAGGTAGACCTGGATGAGGAGGCGCCACTTTCGTTTGAGTGCCTTGAGTAA
- a CDS encoding aldehyde dehydrogenase family protein: protein MTVTFKNYINGEWVDSVSGQTFENRNPSNIDEVLGLFPRSTAEDVGRAVSAARSAFEAWKGVSPPERGKILYEAGRIMTSRKRELAEVISGENGKTVNGAMGDVQSGIDMAFYAAGEGRRLFGRTSHSGLRKRFAMTKRYPVGVVGIITSWNFPMAITAWKTFPALLCGNTVVLKSEENTPETAVHFVKILEEAGLPRGVLNLIHGFGQEAGEAMTLHPDVSMISFTGSSSTGKIIGKNCSARLAKISLELGGKNAVIVMEDADIDLAVDGVVCGAFSISGQRCTATSRVIVHERVYDAFLERLLERTGKQKVGPGSDAGSDVTPLISRKQFDRVMGYLGRAKKEGAKVMTGGEQLKGGVYDKGYYIAPTVLNNVTPEMEIAREEVFGPVLTLFKSGSYEDAIRIHNASPYGLSASLFTRDVNRAFSFFDDADTGVCYINAPTFGGEPHMPFGGLKDSGLGYRESGWAAIEAFSEVKTLYVDYSAKIQNVQFEKKD, encoded by the coding sequence ATGACAGTTACCTTTAAGAATTATATCAACGGAGAGTGGGTAGACTCGGTCTCAGGACAGACCTTCGAGAACCGGAATCCATCCAATATTGATGAGGTTCTCGGCCTCTTCCCGCGCTCAACTGCGGAGGATGTCGGCAGGGCGGTCTCTGCCGCCCGGTCTGCCTTTGAAGCGTGGAAGGGTGTGTCGCCACCTGAGAGGGGGAAGATCCTCTATGAGGCGGGCCGGATCATGACCTCCAGGAAGAGGGAGCTTGCGGAGGTAATCTCAGGGGAGAATGGAAAGACCGTGAATGGCGCAATGGGTGATGTGCAGTCCGGGATTGACATGGCCTTTTACGCTGCTGGCGAGGGGCGCAGGCTCTTCGGAAGGACGTCCCATTCAGGTCTAAGGAAGCGCTTTGCAATGACAAAGAGATATCCTGTTGGCGTGGTTGGGATCATCACCTCATGGAACTTTCCGATGGCAATCACCGCCTGGAAGACATTTCCTGCACTCCTCTGCGGTAATACCGTTGTTTTAAAATCTGAGGAGAATACACCGGAAACGGCTGTGCATTTTGTAAAGATCCTGGAAGAGGCCGGATTGCCGAGGGGCGTCCTGAACCTTATCCATGGATTTGGTCAGGAAGCAGGAGAGGCCATGACTCTCCACCCTGATGTCTCCATGATATCTTTTACTGGTTCAAGTTCGACCGGAAAGATCATAGGGAAAAACTGCTCTGCAAGGCTGGCGAAGATATCGCTTGAGCTTGGCGGAAAAAACGCAGTGATTGTCATGGAGGATGCAGATATAGACCTCGCAGTGGATGGTGTGGTTTGCGGGGCATTCTCCATTTCCGGTCAGCGCTGCACAGCCACCAGCCGGGTGATCGTCCACGAACGCGTGTATGACGCCTTTCTTGAGAGGCTCCTTGAACGGACCGGAAAACAAAAGGTCGGCCCGGGGAGTGATGCGGGCTCTGATGTTACCCCGCTTATCAGCAGGAAACAGTTTGACCGGGTTATGGGTTATCTCGGGCGTGCCAAAAAAGAGGGGGCAAAGGTCATGACCGGGGGAGAACAGCTAAAAGGGGGAGTGTATGACAAGGGGTATTACATCGCACCGACTGTCTTAAACAATGTCACCCCTGAGATGGAGATCGCTCGCGAAGAGGTCTTCGGCCCTGTGCTGACTCTCTTTAAGTCCGGCTCCTATGAGGATGCCATAAGGATCCACAATGCGTCCCCCTATGGACTCTCGGCCTCACTCTTTACGAGAGATGTAAACCGCGCGTTTTCTTTCTTTGACGACGCAGACACAGGGGTCTGCTATATCAATGCCCCTACCTTCGGCGGGGAGCCGCACATGCCCTTCGGAGGGCTCAAGGATTCCGGATTGGGTTACCGTGAGTCCGGATGGGCGGCCATCGAGGCCTTCTCTGAGGTAAAGACATTGTATGTGGACTACAGTGCAAAGATCCAGAATGTCCAATTTGAAAAGAAGGATTGA
- a CDS encoding SDR family oxidoreductase, whose amino-acid sequence MDKLFNLSGKVAIVTGAAGQLGGEYVRALLGAGASVAAFDLNPGNPKGRLSEIVSDKLLLVQVNIIDRKSIEQGLEKVISTFGDPGILINNAAIDAPPNADEQETGPFEDYPEASWSIMMDVNLKGTFLCCQVIGGHMAKSGGGSIINISSIYGILSPDQRIYEYREKPFFKPVTYAVSKGGVINLTKYLATYWSKSGVRVNTLTLGGVFNNQDETFLSNYSNKVPLGRMAGQDEYNGAILFLASDASSYMTGSNLIIDGGFSCW is encoded by the coding sequence ATTGACAAGCTATTTAACCTCTCCGGCAAAGTAGCCATCGTTACCGGCGCGGCCGGGCAGCTCGGTGGGGAATATGTGCGCGCCCTTCTTGGCGCAGGCGCCTCTGTGGCCGCTTTTGATCTCAATCCCGGCAATCCAAAGGGGAGGCTCAGTGAGATTGTTTCAGACAAACTGCTCCTGGTACAAGTCAACATCATTGACAGGAAATCAATTGAACAGGGATTGGAGAAGGTCATATCCACGTTCGGGGACCCCGGGATTCTGATCAACAATGCCGCCATAGACGCACCGCCGAACGCGGATGAGCAGGAGACCGGCCCATTCGAGGACTATCCCGAGGCATCGTGGAGTATAATGATGGATGTAAACCTGAAAGGGACCTTCCTGTGCTGTCAGGTGATCGGAGGCCATATGGCAAAATCGGGCGGCGGGTCAATTATCAACATCTCGTCAATCTACGGGATACTGTCGCCGGACCAGAGGATATATGAGTACAGGGAAAAACCGTTTTTTAAACCAGTCACCTATGCGGTCAGCAAGGGTGGAGTCATCAACCTTACGAAGTATCTTGCGACCTACTGGTCGAAGAGCGGCGTCCGGGTGAATACGCTGACACTCGGTGGTGTCTTTAACAATCAGGATGAGACCTTTCTCAGTAATTACAGCAACAAGGTTCCCCTCGGCCGCATGGCGGGGCAGGATGAATACAACGGTGCAATATTGTTTCTTGCATCAGACGCCTCGTCCTATATGACAGGTAGCAACCTGATCATTGACGGTGGATTCAGTTGCTGGTGA
- a CDS encoding class I SAM-dependent methyltransferase: MGKAERKKGFHEKIYQTDTGQLHQGRYNLIDAFLNALYDKFRRFELHREDAVARLIPRGEKLLDMGCGGGSFIFKVKDKFKELHGIDIASNRVHDANRLKEERHPKANISFRVVDIDTGLPYADGYFDTVTCIATFQLIYDPYFVIDELRRVLKKRGVLMLEVPNMAWLPRRISLLFGNLSRTSGAGGWDGGTLHYFTVGSMKVFLEEQGFKVTGVSGAGIFSSLRNWWVSLLSGDIIVKAEKN; encoded by the coding sequence ATGGGTAAGGCCGAACGCAAAAAGGGATTTCATGAAAAGATTTATCAGACGGATACGGGGCAGTTGCATCAGGGGAGGTATAATCTCATAGATGCTTTTTTAAATGCCCTTTATGATAAATTCAGACGATTTGAACTCCATCGGGAAGATGCCGTGGCCCGGCTTATTCCGCGGGGAGAGAAATTACTGGACATGGGCTGCGGTGGTGGATCATTCATATTTAAGGTAAAGGATAAATTTAAAGAACTGCATGGGATAGATATCGCTTCCAACAGGGTCCATGATGCCAACAGGTTAAAGGAGGAAAGGCATCCAAAAGCCAACATCAGTTTCCGGGTAGTGGATATTGATACGGGACTGCCGTATGCAGACGGATACTTTGATACCGTGACATGTATTGCGACGTTTCAACTTATTTATGACCCGTATTTTGTTATAGATGAGCTCCGGCGTGTCTTAAAAAAAAGGGGCGTATTGATGCTCGAAGTCCCGAACATGGCCTGGCTTCCGAGGAGAATAAGCCTTCTTTTCGGCAATTTATCGAGGACATCCGGCGCCGGAGGCTGGGATGGAGGCACATTGCACTACTTTACCGTGGGTTCGATGAAGGTCTTTCTGGAGGAACAGGGATTTAAGGTCACAGGGGTCTCCGGCGCCGGTATCTTCAGCAGCCTTAGAAATTGGTGGGTCTCTCTTCTTTCAGGCGACATCATTGTCAAGGCAGAAAAAAATTAG
- a CDS encoding DegT/DnrJ/EryC1/StrS family aminotransferase, whose translation MIPFGDLSREYRELTGELGQAIRGVCEKGWFVLGEEGERFESAFAKYLGSDVHAVGVGSGTEAIHLALVAAGIEYGDLVITVPNTAVPTVSAISLAGAIPLFVDVDPRSYNMDPAQLREVVTREKRRWGNRLKAIVPVHLYGQCADMDPILEIATEFGLKVIEDACQAHGAEYKGRKAGTMGDYAAFSFYPSKNLGAYGDGGLIVTRDAGEGQRLKMLRNYGQDRRYYHKIKGFNSRLDELQAAILRVKLNYLNDWNSRRRKIADYYSNGITNPRVEKPPVMSYGRHVFHLYVIRHPERDRLQGYLEEKGIKTTIHYPVPVHLQEAYKDLGCPAGSFPVAERLAREIVSIPMFPQLTDAEVSTITEEVNHYG comes from the coding sequence ATGATACCGTTTGGTGATTTGAGCAGGGAATACCGGGAGCTTACGGGCGAACTGGGGCAGGCTATCAGGGGGGTGTGTGAAAAGGGTTGGTTTGTTCTCGGTGAGGAAGGGGAGCGCTTTGAGTCAGCATTCGCTAAATACCTTGGGAGCGATGTCCATGCCGTGGGGGTGGGGTCCGGTACCGAGGCCATACATCTTGCTCTGGTGGCAGCGGGTATAGAATATGGCGATCTCGTCATTACTGTCCCCAATACCGCAGTGCCCACTGTTTCGGCTATTAGTCTTGCAGGGGCGATTCCGCTGTTTGTTGACGTGGACCCGCGCAGTTACAACATGGACCCTGCCCAGCTCAGAGAGGTTGTTACGAGGGAGAAGAGGCGTTGGGGGAACAGGCTTAAGGCCATCGTCCCGGTACACCTCTATGGCCAGTGTGCGGATATGGATCCGATCCTTGAGATCGCGACAGAGTTTGGTCTGAAGGTGATAGAAGATGCCTGTCAGGCCCACGGGGCTGAGTACAAGGGCCGGAAGGCGGGTACTATGGGGGATTATGCCGCGTTTAGTTTTTATCCGAGCAAGAATCTTGGCGCCTATGGAGATGGAGGGCTTATCGTGACGCGTGATGCCGGAGAGGGACAACGGCTGAAGATGCTTAGGAACTATGGTCAGGATAGACGCTACTATCACAAGATCAAAGGGTTCAACAGCAGACTGGACGAGCTGCAGGCCGCAATCCTGAGGGTCAAGTTAAACTATTTGAATGACTGGAACAGTCGCCGCAGAAAGATTGCGGACTACTATAGTAACGGGATCACAAACCCACGTGTTGAAAAACCTCCTGTAATGAGCTATGGCAGGCATGTGTTTCACCTCTACGTGATAAGACACCCTGAAAGGGATAGGCTTCAGGGTTATTTAGAAGAAAAGGGGATTAAGACAACGATACATTATCCTGTGCCGGTCCATCTGCAGGAGGCATATAAAGACCTCGGATGTCCGGCAGGAAGTTTTCCTGTTGCAGAGAGACTTGCCAGGGAGATTGTCTCCATCCCCATGTTTCCCCAGTTAACAGATGCGGAGGTATCAACAATTACGGAAGAGGTTAACCATTATGGGTAA
- a CDS encoding HAD hydrolase family protein produces the protein MQDRERLYNLARRVEMIVFDFDGVFTDNRVLVMQDGTEGVFCNRSDGFGLEAARRAGIKLLVLSKEKNPVVSARCRKLDIPCIQGCDHKGERLKEEARRLVVPLENIAYMGNDINDIECLNIVGLPVCVADAYPSVKAVSLYITSAMGGHGAIREFCDFIIDVKTGGK, from the coding sequence ATGCAAGACAGAGAGCGACTGTACAATCTGGCCCGCAGGGTGGAGATGATCGTCTTTGATTTCGACGGTGTTTTTACTGATAACCGCGTCCTGGTGATGCAGGATGGGACAGAGGGGGTCTTTTGCAACAGGTCGGACGGTTTTGGCCTTGAAGCAGCCAGACGCGCGGGAATAAAACTCCTGGTCCTCTCAAAGGAAAAGAATCCTGTTGTCAGCGCCAGGTGCAGGAAGCTGGATATCCCCTGCATACAGGGGTGCGACCATAAAGGGGAAAGGCTTAAAGAGGAGGCTCGAAGACTGGTAGTCCCACTCGAAAACATCGCCTACATGGGAAATGACATCAACGACATAGAATGTCTGAATATCGTCGGCCTCCCGGTCTGTGTTGCCGATGCCTATCCCTCTGTCAAGGCCGTCTCACTCTATATCACCAGCGCCATGGGGGGGCACGGTGCAATCAGAGAGTTCTGTGATTTTATTATTGACGTAAAAACTGGTGGAAAATAG
- the asnB gene encoding asparagine synthase (glutamine-hydrolyzing), protein MCGITGLISSNPLKPADIAILNRMNDALVHRGPDSMGFYQDTNIALAMRRLKIIDLAGGNQPLYNEDGSLVLVANGEIYNYIELRKEMENRGHKFKTQSDCEPILHLYEESGEACLQNLRGMFAFALFDKKRQTLFIARDRLSEKPLYYYKTEDGVVFSSEMKSLLVCLREKDVRLNPDAVNMYFHYQYVPEPYTCIEGVLKLPAAHYMMVSLNPFEYELRKYWDFEDVKPVSGNPSQLIREAFEDLSGIIIRSDVPVGISLSGGIDSSAIAVLGARYYKEKMHAFSVGYPGHPQNDEREMAMGLSNQLGFSYHEIELNTEDLVNSFPEMVYAMDDPIADIAAFGYYSVNKLARRHNVPVILSGIGGDELFWGYLGVTTAVEKNLQKQKSISNNEVQSLQLLIKNIYTDIRNIGKRQQMIPAVISVINNFKNIRVRYDKVLSKPDTFILYDDDDFLSAFGYLETLYREEFKQKIQEEELFSFFTGKDWDEVPIEICKILYQTWLYSNCVALGDRMSMASSVELRLPFLDYRFVELIMGLRKTYKDDYKLGYKKWFIDAMKGIVPDEILNRRKRGFTPPVKDWYNAVISRYGSLCHDGCLVSGGVVKRDAVMAFIDRSISRGEDLFFSYKIILMEMWCRIFIRGEDPNAIKLNIV, encoded by the coding sequence ATGTGCGGCATCACAGGCCTGATAAGCAGCAATCCATTGAAGCCAGCGGATATCGCAATCCTGAACAGGATGAATGATGCGCTGGTTCACCGCGGCCCGGACAGCATGGGTTTTTATCAGGATACGAATATTGCCCTTGCCATGCGGCGTTTGAAGATAATAGACCTCGCAGGCGGGAATCAGCCGCTGTACAATGAGGATGGATCCCTTGTGCTGGTGGCTAACGGCGAGATTTATAATTATATCGAACTTCGCAAAGAGATGGAAAACAGGGGTCACAAATTTAAAACTCAAAGTGATTGTGAGCCGATCCTGCATCTCTACGAGGAATCAGGAGAGGCATGCCTTCAAAACCTCAGGGGTATGTTCGCCTTTGCGCTCTTTGATAAAAAGAGACAGACGCTTTTTATTGCAAGGGATCGTTTAAGCGAAAAACCACTCTACTACTATAAGACAGAGGATGGGGTCGTTTTTTCATCAGAGATGAAATCTTTACTGGTCTGCCTGCGCGAAAAGGATGTCAGGTTAAATCCGGATGCAGTAAATATGTACTTTCACTATCAGTACGTGCCGGAACCCTATACATGCATTGAGGGGGTGTTGAAACTCCCTGCCGCCCATTACATGATGGTCTCTTTAAATCCCTTTGAATATGAACTGAGAAAGTACTGGGATTTTGAAGACGTGAAACCCGTGTCCGGAAACCCATCCCAGCTCATCAGAGAGGCATTTGAAGACCTGTCGGGGATTATCATCAGGTCCGATGTGCCTGTGGGCATTTCTTTATCAGGTGGTATAGATTCAAGCGCGATTGCTGTATTGGGCGCCAGATATTACAAGGAAAAGATGCATGCCTTCAGTGTCGGATATCCGGGACATCCGCAGAACGATGAGAGAGAGATGGCCATGGGGTTATCAAATCAGCTTGGCTTTTCATATCATGAAATAGAATTAAACACAGAAGACCTTGTCAACTCATTTCCTGAAATGGTCTATGCCATGGATGATCCTATTGCAGATATTGCAGCCTTTGGTTATTACTCTGTCAACAAACTCGCCAGGAGGCACAATGTCCCGGTTATATTGAGCGGCATAGGAGGGGATGAGCTTTTCTGGGGATATCTGGGGGTTACAACAGCGGTTGAAAAAAACCTGCAGAAACAAAAGTCCATTTCCAATAATGAAGTACAATCCCTGCAGTTACTCATAAAAAATATTTATACAGATATCAGAAATATCGGAAAAAGACAGCAGATGATACCGGCTGTAATCTCTGTGATTAACAATTTTAAAAATATAAGGGTTCGGTACGACAAGGTATTATCCAAACCAGACACATTTATTCTTTATGATGATGATGATTTTTTATCAGCCTTTGGTTATCTGGAAACCCTTTACAGGGAGGAGTTCAAACAGAAGATCCAGGAGGAAGAATTATTTTCCTTTTTTACCGGCAAAGATTGGGATGAGGTCCCGATTGAAATCTGCAAAATCCTGTATCAGACATGGCTCTATTCCAATTGTGTTGCCCTGGGGGACAGAATGAGTATGGCCTCTTCTGTTGAACTCCGTCTCCCCTTTCTTGATTACAGGTTTGTAGAACTGATAATGGGATTGAGAAAGACATATAAAGATGACTATAAGCTGGGGTATAAGAAATGGTTTATTGATGCAATGAAGGGTATTGTGCCTGATGAAATACTGAACAGGCGGAAGAGGGGATTTACGCCGCCTGTAAAGGATTGGTATAATGCCGTGATCAGCAGGTATGGCAGTTTATGCCATGACGGCTGCCTGGTCTCAGGCGGCGTGGTGAAAAGGGATGCGGTAATGGCATTTATAGACAGGAGTATTTCCAGGGGGGAAGATTTATTCTTTTCCTATAAAATTATCTTAATGGAAATGTGGTGCAGGATATTTATCCGGGGCGAAGATCCTAATGCCATCAAACTCAATATTGTTTAG
- a CDS encoding GIY-YIG nuclease family protein has protein sequence MTGKWEHFQVKQPAVYILASKRNGTLYIGVTSDLIKRTWEHKNDLVEGFTKRYGIHRLVYYELHEDMESAISREKQIKKWNRSWKLELIEKQNPDWRDLCEEIL, from the coding sequence ATGACGGGTAAATGGGAGCATTTTCAGGTGAAGCAACCAGCGGTTTATATCCTTGCCAGCAAGAGAAACGGTACTCTTTATATTGGAGTGACTAGCGACCTTATCAAGCGAACGTGGGAACACAAAAATGATTTGGTCGAGGGTTTCACGAAAAGATACGGTATTCATCGTCTTGTCTATTACGAATTACATGAAGATATGGAATCGGCTATTAGCAGAGAAAAACAGATAAAGAAATGGAATAGAAGCTGGAAGCTGGAATTGATAGAGAAGCAGAATCCTGATTGGCGAGATTTGTGTGAAGAGATTCTTTAA